A window of Pseudomonas alcaliphila JAB1 genomic DNA:
CGTCTGCTTGGGTCCACGAAAGGCTCAGCAGCAGCCAGGTCGCGAATGCCAAATAGGCCAGCGTGATGGGTTCCTTGAGCAACTGCATGAAGACTTTTGGTGAGAGCAGCAGTGCGATCAGGGCGGGGGCGGCGAGCAGTGCGTAGAACAACTTCGTGTACTGGCTACCGTTCGCGGACCAGAATAGGCCGCTCAACAACACCAGGTAGCCCGCCACCAGCCAGTAGCTGGAAATGAAGTTGCTGATACGCAAGGGCATGGGGCGTGTGGGAGGGAGTGATGTCTGCACGTTTGAAACCGGTGGCTGATTTTCGAATGGGCGGCATCTTAATGCATCCTCGGGGGGGTAGGCTGCACCTGTGCTAGAATTCGCGCTTTTTCGGCCAAGTCGAAGTGTGAGCGCATGACCGACAAGCACACCACTGCAAGCCCATCTAGCAGCCTGAAAATCTACCTCCGGCTACTCGGATATGTCAGGCCCTATATAGGCATGTTCCTGATCAGCATCCTGGGTTACGTCATTTTTGCTTCCACCCAACCAATGCTGGCGGGCATCCTCAAGTACTTCGTGGATGGCCTGTCCAACCCTGATGTCGTGCTGTTTCCCACGGTGCCCTACCTGCGCGATCTGCAACTACTGCAGACGGTGCCCCTGCTCATCGTCCTGATCGCCGCCTGGCAGGGTGTCGGTTCCTTCCTGGGTAACTATTTCCTGGCCAGGGTCTCGCTGGGCCTGGTTCACGACTTGCGTATCGCACTGTTCAACAGCCTCATGGTGTTGCCGAACCGCTATTTCGATAGCCACAACTCCGGTCACCTGATCTCGCGCATCACCTTCAACGTGACGATGGTCACCGGTGCTGCGACGGACGCAATCAAGGTGGTTATCCGCGAAGGGCTGACGGTCATCTTCCTGTTCGCCTACCTGCTGTGGATGAACTGGCAACTGACTCTGGTTATGCTGGCAATCCTGCCGTTGATCGCATTGATGGTGAACAGTGCCAGCAAGAAATTTCGCAAGCAGAGCAAGAAGATTCAGGTGGCGATGGGCGATGTTACCCACGTTGCCTCGGAAACGATCCAGGGGTACCGGGTGGTGCGCAGTTTTGGCGGGGAGACTTACGAATCCCGGCGCTTTGCCGCTGCCAGCCAGGACAATACCGAGAAACAGCTGCGCATGACCAAGACCGGAGCGGTGTACACGCCGATGCTGCAACTGGTGATCTACAGCGCGATGGCCGTGTTGATGTTCCTCGTTTTGCTGCTGCGTGGCGATGCTACGGCAGGTGACTTGGTGGCCTATATCACCGCTGCGGGGCTCCTGCCCAAACCCATTCGCCAGTTGTCCGAGGTCAGCTCGACGATTCAAAAGGGTATTGCCGGTGCCGAGAGCATCTTCGAGCAGTTGGATGAGGTGCCCGAAGTCGATCAGGGAACTGTAGAGCGCGAGCGCGTCAGCGGTCGTTTGGAAGTACGCAACCTGAGCTTCCAGTATCCGGACACGGAAAAGCCTGTGCTCAGTGATATCAATTTCACGGCTGAGCCTGGGCAGATGGTGGCATTGGTCGGGCGTTCCGGTAGCGGAAAATCGACCCTGGCCAACCTGATTCCTCGTTTCTACCATCACGAAACGGGTCAGATCCTGTTGGATGGGGTAGACGTCGAGCAATACAAATTGCGTAATCTGCGGCGTCATATTGCCCTGGTTACGCAGCAGGTCACCCTGTTCAACGACAGTGTGGCCAGCAATATTGCTTATGGCGACCTGGCCGATGCTCCGCGTGAAGCGATTGAGCAGGCGGTCGAAGCGGCCTACGCCAAGGAATTCATCGACAAGCTGCCGCAGGGGCTGGATACCGAGGTTGGCGAAAACGGCGTGCTGTTGTCTGGTGGCCAGCGCCAGCGCTTGGCAATTGCGCGGGCGTTGCTCAAGGATGCACCGATCCTGGTGCTGGACGAAGCGACCTCGGCCCTTGACACTGAGTCCGAGCGGCATATCCAGGCCGCTCTGGATCGGGTCATGGAGGGCCGAACCACGTTGGTGATTGCACATCGTCTGTCGACCATCGAGAAGGCCGATATGATTCTGGTGATGGATCAGGGGCGCATCGTCGAGCGCGGTACTCACGACCAGTTGCTGGCCCAAAACGGTTTCTATGCACGTTTGCATTCCATGGGGCTCGATGAAGGCGCGCCCTTGGATATCGCCTGATAAACTACGAGCCCGCCAACACTAAGGCCCCCGGAGTTCACATGAAGTTGACCATGCCCCGTTACGATCAAGCCGCCGTCCTGGTGGTGGGCGACGTGATGCTCGATCGCTATTGGCATGGCGGCACCTCGCGGATTTCTCCGGAGGCGCCGGTGCCGGTGGTGCGTGTCGACCAGATCGAGGATCGTCCCGGTGGTGCTGCCAACGTGGCTCTGAATATCGCCGCGCTCGGCGCGCGAGCCTTGCTGGTTGGTGTGACCGGTAATGATGAAGCCGCTGAAAGCCTGAGCGACAGCCTGCGTGGTGCAGGTGTGGATGCACATTTTCAGCGTCATGACAGCCAGCCGACCATCGTCAAGTTGCGGGTGATGAGCCGTCACCAGCAATTGCTGCGTATGGACTTCGAGGAGCCGTTCAATACCGACACCGTCGCCCTGGCGCGCGAGGTCGATGCGTTGCTCGATGGGATCAAGGTGCTGGTGCTTTCGGACTATGGCAAGGGGGCGCTGCAGAATCATCAGGCGCTGATCCAGGCCGCGCGTAGGAAAGGCATTGCGGTGCTGGCCGATCCCAAGGGCAAGGACTTCTCCATCTACCGTGGCGCCAGCCTGATCACCCCCAATCTGCACGAGTTCGAACTCATCGTTGGCGGTTGCGCCGATGAAGCCGAGCTGGTCAGCAAAGGTGCCACGCTGATGCGCGAACTGGAGCTGGGGGCCCTGCTGGTGACCCGTGGCGAGTACGGCATGACCCTGCTGCGTCCGGATCACGCCCCGCTGCACCTGCCGGCTCGCGCCCGCGAGGTGTTCGACGTCACCGGCGCAGGCGATACGGTGATTTCTACCCTTGCAGCTTCCATTGCTGCCGGCGAAGAGTTGCCGCTGGCGGTGGCCCTGGCCAACCTGGCTGCCGGCATCGTTGTCGGTAAGCTGGGCACTGCTGCCATCAGCGCCCCCGAGCTGCGTCGCGCGGTCCAGCGTGAAGAAGGTTCCGAGCGTGGCGTGCTGAGCCTGGATCAGTTGCTGATTGCCATCGAGGACGCTCGCGCTCATGGCGAGAAGATCGTGTTCACCAATGGCTGCTTCGACATTCTTCATGCTGGTCACGTGACCTATCTGGAACAGGCTCGTGCGCAGGGTGACCGCCTGATCGTTGCGATCAACGACGATGCCTCTGTCAGCCGTCTGAAAGGTCCTGGGCGTCCGATCAATGCCGTCGACCGGCGCATGGCCGTGCTCGCCGGTCTCGGTGCGGTGGATTGGGTGGTGAGCTTCGGTGAAGACACGCCCGAGCGCCTGCTCGCACAGGTACTGCCGGATGTGCTGGTCAAGGGCGGCGACTACGGCATCGATCAGGTGGTAGGTGCGGATATCGTCCAGGCCCATGGCGGCGAAGTACGTGTGCTGGGGCTGGTCGAAAACAGCTCCACCACCGCTATCGTCGAGAAGATTCGCAGCAAGTGACACTGGGCTGAGCAAGGCGCAGACCTTGCTCAGCTTTTCCGTGGCTTGACCCGATTGCCGCCGCGCCGCGTCTTGAGGGTCATAGGCGTGCGCCAGTCGGCAGCGCATCATCGATGGCATCCCTCACGTGGAGCGAGATGCCATGATCGTCGATACACAGGGCCAGGCCCTGAGCGTACTGAGCAAGCTGGCCCAGGCCGACTGGCCGGACCGCCTCAAGGTACGCAAATCCTTCGAGAAGCTCGTCTACAGCGGTAGCCGCGCCTGTTTTCGCCTGGCCGCCGGCGGCACCAGCAACAAGCCGCGCGCGGCAGCCGATGACCTGTTTGATCTGTCACTGACCGAAGAGCAGCAGATGCTGGTGGACATGCTCCAGGGCTTCGCGCTGGAGGTTCTGCGCCCGGCTGCGCACGGGGCCGACGCCGAGGCTCATGTGCCTGCAGCACTGCTCAATCAGGCGCATGAACTGGGCCTGGCACACTATGGTGTTGCCGAGGCACAACGTGGCCTTGCTGGGGAGCGCACCGTGCTGAGCAACGCACTGATCGCCGAGAGCCTGGCGCAGGGCGACTTTTCTCTGGCCGCGGCCTTGCTGGTGCCGCTGTCTGCAGCCAATTGCATTCGGCGCTGGGGAAACTCTGCGCAGCAGGCTGCCTGGTTGCCGGCATTCGTCAGTGAACAAGGCGCGCCAGGCTTCGCGTTGGCGGTAACAGAGCCCGGCGTATTGACTGATGCTGGTCAGCCCGCGACGCGGGCGCGCAAGCGCGGCAAGCACTATCTGCTCGATGGGGAGAAGGCGCTGGTCATCGCTGGTCTGGATGCCAGTCGGTTGATCGTAAGCGCCCAGGCAGTTGATGGCCCGGCGCTATTTATTGTCGATGCGACGAGCAAAGGTGTCTGTCGCCGTGCCGAGCCGGGCATGGGGCTCAAGGCCTGCGGGTTGGCACGTATTCAACTGAAAGGCGTCAAGGTACCGGGCGAGTGCCGTCTGGCAGGCGAGGGCTTCGATTTTCCGGCCTTTCTCGATTATTCGGCCTTGGCATTCTGTGCCCTTGCAGTCGGTACGGCGCAGGCGGCACTGGACTACGTGACGACTTACTGCAACGAGCGCCAGGCGTTCGGCGAGCCGATCAGTCATCGCCAGGGCGTGGCCTTCATGGTGGCCGACATCGCCATCGAGCTGGACGCCATGCGCCTGCTGCTCTGGCGTGCCTGTGCCCGTGCAGAGTCTGGTCTGCCGTTTCGCCGTGAGGCGTACCTGGCACGCCTGCTCTGTGTGGATAAGGCGATGAAGATCGGCTCCGACGCGGTGCAACTGCTCGGCGGCCATGGTTTTACCCAGGAGCACCCGGTCGAGCGCTGGTATCGCGACCTGCGCAGCTTGGCGGTGCTCGCCGGCGGCCTTCATCTCTGAACAGGCAGGCAACCATGAATCTGGAAACCCCGAAGAAATTCCGCGGCCTGCAACAGCAGGCGCAGCTGGTGGCCAAACACTACTTCCGGCCGATCTCGCGCAAGTATGACAAGGTCGAGCACGCCTACCCCAAGGAGCTGGATCTGCTCGCCGCGTTGCTCGATGGCATGAACGAAGGCTCACCCGATGCCGTCGGTGCCGGCTCGGCCAGCAAGCGTGGGGCAGCACGTGAGCAGCAGGCAGGTATCAAGAATGCTGGCAACATGGCTGCGCTGCTCGGCGTGATTGAGCTGTGCTGGGGCGACGTCGGCCTGCTACTGGCCATGCCGCGTCAGGGCCTGGGCAATGCGGCCATTGCCGCGGTGGCCAATGACGAGCAACTGGCGCGGTTCGGCAAGACCTGGGCGGCCATGGCCATTACCGAGCCGGGCTGTGGTTCGGATTCGGCGGCGATTCGCACCACGGCGGTAAAGGATGGCGACCACTACATCCTCAATGGCGAGAAGATCTTCGTCACCTCCGGCGAGCGTGCCGATGCC
This region includes:
- a CDS encoding acyl-CoA dehydrogenase family protein, which produces MIVDTQGQALSVLSKLAQADWPDRLKVRKSFEKLVYSGSRACFRLAAGGTSNKPRAAADDLFDLSLTEEQQMLVDMLQGFALEVLRPAAHGADAEAHVPAALLNQAHELGLAHYGVAEAQRGLAGERTVLSNALIAESLAQGDFSLAAALLVPLSAANCIRRWGNSAQQAAWLPAFVSEQGAPGFALAVTEPGVLTDAGQPATRARKRGKHYLLDGEKALVIAGLDASRLIVSAQAVDGPALFIVDATSKGVCRRAEPGMGLKACGLARIQLKGVKVPGECRLAGEGFDFPAFLDYSALAFCALAVGTAQAALDYVTTYCNERQAFGEPISHRQGVAFMVADIAIELDAMRLLLWRACARAESGLPFRREAYLARLLCVDKAMKIGSDAVQLLGGHGFTQEHPVERWYRDLRSLAVLAGGLHL
- the msbA gene encoding lipid A export permease/ATP-binding protein MsbA — its product is MTDKHTTASPSSSLKIYLRLLGYVRPYIGMFLISILGYVIFASTQPMLAGILKYFVDGLSNPDVVLFPTVPYLRDLQLLQTVPLLIVLIAAWQGVGSFLGNYFLARVSLGLVHDLRIALFNSLMVLPNRYFDSHNSGHLISRITFNVTMVTGAATDAIKVVIREGLTVIFLFAYLLWMNWQLTLVMLAILPLIALMVNSASKKFRKQSKKIQVAMGDVTHVASETIQGYRVVRSFGGETYESRRFAAASQDNTEKQLRMTKTGAVYTPMLQLVIYSAMAVLMFLVLLLRGDATAGDLVAYITAAGLLPKPIRQLSEVSSTIQKGIAGAESIFEQLDEVPEVDQGTVERERVSGRLEVRNLSFQYPDTEKPVLSDINFTAEPGQMVALVGRSGSGKSTLANLIPRFYHHETGQILLDGVDVEQYKLRNLRRHIALVTQQVTLFNDSVASNIAYGDLADAPREAIEQAVEAAYAKEFIDKLPQGLDTEVGENGVLLSGGQRQRLAIARALLKDAPILVLDEATSALDTESERHIQAALDRVMEGRTTLVIAHRLSTIEKADMILVMDQGRIVERGTHDQLLAQNGFYARLHSMGLDEGAPLDIA
- the hldE gene encoding bifunctional D-glycero-beta-D-manno-heptose-7-phosphate kinase/D-glycero-beta-D-manno-heptose 1-phosphate adenylyltransferase HldE, producing the protein MKLTMPRYDQAAVLVVGDVMLDRYWHGGTSRISPEAPVPVVRVDQIEDRPGGAANVALNIAALGARALLVGVTGNDEAAESLSDSLRGAGVDAHFQRHDSQPTIVKLRVMSRHQQLLRMDFEEPFNTDTVALAREVDALLDGIKVLVLSDYGKGALQNHQALIQAARRKGIAVLADPKGKDFSIYRGASLITPNLHEFELIVGGCADEAELVSKGATLMRELELGALLVTRGEYGMTLLRPDHAPLHLPARAREVFDVTGAGDTVISTLAASIAAGEELPLAVALANLAAGIVVGKLGTAAISAPELRRAVQREEGSERGVLSLDQLLIAIEDARAHGEKIVFTNGCFDILHAGHVTYLEQARAQGDRLIVAINDDASVSRLKGPGRPINAVDRRMAVLAGLGAVDWVVSFGEDTPERLLAQVLPDVLVKGGDYGIDQVVGADIVQAHGGEVRVLGLVENSSTTAIVEKIRSK